From Drosophila suzukii chromosome 2R, CBGP_Dsuzu_IsoJpt1.0, whole genome shotgun sequence, a single genomic window includes:
- the Rgk1 gene encoding uncharacterized protein Rgk1 isoform X4 yields MAPFYKRICRSLSKRYKEPSLSLDNTVETLLIKNEGDFISVEQGKELVARKRNSQQLAHPPTHLHHHPQSHAHNHHNHNNHNNQQQQQQQQQQQQQQQHKRDENMRQLLDVTNTLTIEELRDFEMRYGSPHHSRSQSVKMPGSRASGRPNQLCLPQQRSRVASMPNTGVEEEYYRLRHFSITGKGVVNRGDSLKSRRSRSNNSVASSNSSTEHLTAQQQLSAPASVSARTSLASSRESSTSNPGNGPYRVLMLGGPAVGKSSLVSQFMTSEYLHAYDTSIDLGNCDIRILIEKAADDDESGEKAVSVLLSGEESELIFIDHGYTEMTPDECLTNYDPHGYCVIYSAADRSSFSVAEQVLQVLWTNQNIAQKAVILVSNKADLARSRLVTSEEGKAMATAYDCKFIETSVGINHNVDELLVGLLSQIRLKLENPEKSRDLFRKRSIRKSKRRACSPLNAGCLNANTPLGPLGESVATPPGSAQSSPRKYRGSRTSTSLKVKGLLGRVWTRDSKSKSCENLHVL; encoded by the exons ATGGCGCCCTTCTACAAACGCATCTGTCGCAGTCTATCAAAGCGATACAAGGAG CCCTCGTTAAGTCTGGACAATACGGTGGAGACGCTGCTAATCAAAAACGAGGGGGACTTTATCAGCGTGGAGCAGGGCAAGGAGCTGGTGGCTCGCAAGCGCAACTCGCAGCAGTTGGCCCACCCGCCGACCCACTTGCACCACCACCCCCAGAGCCACGCCCACAACCATCACAATCACAACAATCACAAcaaccagcagcagcagcagcagcaacaacaacaacagcagcaacagcaacacaaGCGGGACGAGAACATGCGGCAACTGCTGGATGTGACCAACACTCTGACCATCGAGGAGCTGCGCGATTTCGAGATGCG GTATGGTTCACCCCATCACAGCCGCTCGCAATCGGTTAAGATGCCCGGCAGCCGGGCATCCGGAAGGCCAAATCAGTTGTGCCTGCCACAGCAGAGATCCAG AGTGGCCTCCATGCCAAACACTGGAGTGGAGGAGGAGTACTACCGGCTGCGCCACTTCTCGATCACCGGCAAGGGCGTAGTCAACCGCGGCGACTCCCTGAAGAGCCGGCGCAGTCGCTCCAACAACAGCGTGGCCAGCTCGAACTCCAGCACGGAGCACCTGACCGCCCAGCAGCAGCTGTCCGCCCCCGCATCCGTATCCGCCAGGACATCACTGGCTTCCAGCCGAGAGAGCAGCACCTCCAATCCGGGCAATGGTCCGTACAG AGTCCTGATGCTGGGAGGTCCTGCGGTGGGCAAGAGTTCGCTCGTCTCACAGTTTATGACATCGGAGTACCTGCACGCCTACGACACGAGCATCG ATCTAGGCAACTGTGATATACGCATTCTAATTGAAAAAGCCGCCGACG ATGATGAGTCCGGCGAGAAGGCCGTTTCAGTATTACTCAGTGGCGAAGAGTCCGAGCTGATATTCATCGACCATGGATACACCGAAATGACC CCGGATGAGTGCCTGACCAACTACGATCCGCATGGCTACTGCGTCATCTACTCGGCGGCGGACAGGAGCAGCTTCAGCGTGGCGGAGCAGGTGCTGCAGGTGCTCTGGACCAATCAGAACATCGCCCAGAAGGCGGTCATCCTCGTGTCCAACAAGGCCGACCTGGCCAGGAGTCGCCTGGTCACCTCCGAAG AGGGCAAGGCCATGGCAACCGCCTACGATTGTAAATTCATCGAGACCTCGGTGGGCATTAATCACAACGTGGACGAACTGCTGGTGGGTCTGTTGTCACAGATACGCCTCAAGCTGGAGAATCCTGAGAAGTCCAG GGATCTGTTCCGGAAGCGTTCCATTAGGAAGTCAAAGCGACGCGCCTGCTCGCCGCTAAATGCCGGCTGTCTGAATGCCAATACCCCGCTGGGTCCGCTGGGGGAGTCGGTGGCCACGCCCCCTGGCAGTGCCCAAAGCAG TCCCCGCAAATATCGTGGTTCCAGAACCTCCACCAGCCTGAAAGTCAAGGGTCTTTTGGGCCGCGTCTGGACTCGGGACTCGAAGTCCAAGAGCTGCGAAAATCTGCACGTACTCTAA
- the Rgk1 gene encoding serine-rich adhesin for platelets isoform X2 encodes MTADPISLCFWICLQPDRYVPGSPIFRDTSSPTPHPALAGPITSPPTSASSASASASSSPSPSATVASSTASNSTTAPGAPPGSATSRSRGVRAMTASLAHAAQGNHNNNSNSSSNNNSRSNSNSNSISGKSKPPAGYMSTRSAAMMALALGQPSGGRSDKSPNAPRAASPAQSQPQSQSQSPHPGARRISNASSLPNNVSRSKPSTPTATRAAAQLNGSGLFSGGSNSSGSDNDGFSASGSSAATALRRLYFKSGRSIKNKINASTTSSTPLNGLPLNPVSSAYHNSVGGPMHNMTTAGGVPKLVVMGTSSASIPDTTINTSTDSACTLITNVTHTDTSETYDSLDLGDNSGPSEPLFSSLEEPLLTAVHIDSEHEGFGGVGGMGGLGGVGGANGRGATELELTSCSRYPPRPDMNLQDSVESQESCLSILTGEPSSTTPLLSSQRRHLTGGHSPGSQREERRGREREPSTAPPPTRGREHFTFDPPQSPMSARSSEKSASHFSFKSYGNESGKDMPAGSVSGGGAGAGGGGPGTGVAGNGGVAASEGDEEDDERSGESVGNRSKKLRPRERDPNHISPSVSPSHSRRASPKREKRRTTPIASTGAIAKVSSAPPTMKEANFFGSSGKQKPSRQSQNIPPHQLSPSAQQRKYSSSSSSGSSERCLREATGPGTMFPFDREALDYERIQRECFAPCSTTASNSSDSEAENCSVYERKSGADIFQQYSRLSHQEQLQQHYQERDRPPSRKNSKRIRPDSVIHTTIRENQQYVPQVPQSDAFYPQAKSSSSPSDHSYAELNKFEDIASKFEQIPPKHGSISGSGSGSGSLLNLHHMMPSPGSESAVSPTDSARRRSFKSKQRHQKEEPFYIQTEDRSGPGGGSGNGPINVTANPLEAAAVCKQPRATIVVQQPSLSLDNTVETLLIKNEGDFISVEQGKELVARKRNSQQLAHPPTHLHHHPQSHAHNHHNHNNHNNQQQQQQQQQQQQQQQHKRDENMRQLLDVTNTLTIEELRDFEMRYGSPHHSRSQSVKMPGSRASGRPNQLCLPQQRSRVASMPNTGVEEEYYRLRHFSITGKGVVNRGDSLKSRRSRSNNSVASSNSSTEHLTAQQQLSAPASVSARTSLASSRESSTSNPGNGPYRVLMLGGPAVGKSSLVSQFMTSEYLHAYDTSIDLGNCDIRILIEKAADDDESGEKAVSVLLSGEESELIFIDHGYTEMTPDECLTNYDPHGYCVIYSAADRSSFSVAEQVLQVLWTNQNIAQKAVILVSNKADLARSRLVTSEEGKAMATAYDCKFIETSVGINHNVDELLVGLLSQIRLKLENPEKSRDLFRKRSIRKSKRRACSPLNAGCLNANTPLGPLGESVATPPGSAQSSPRKYRGSRTSTSLKVKGLLGRVWTRDSKSKSCENLHVL; translated from the exons CCCGACCGCTATGTCCCCGGCTCCCCCATCTTCCGCGACACCAGCAGCCCAACGCCCCACCCCGCCCTCGCGGGGCCTATAACATCACCGCCCACCTCAGCCTCCTCCGCTTCCGCCTCCGCCTCCTCCTCGCCATCCCCCTCCGCCACCGTCGCCAGCAGCACCGCCAGCAACAGCACCACCGCACCAGGAGCACCACCAGGATCAGCAACGTCCAGGAGCCGAGGAGTTAGAG CCATGACGGCATCTCTAGCTCATGCCGCACAGGGTaaccacaacaacaatagcaacagcagcagcaacaacaacagcagaagCAACTCCAACTCCAACTCCATCTCCGGAAAGTCCAAGCCACCGGCTGGTTACATGAGCACCCGATCGGCGGCGATGATGGCCTTGGCTTTGGGTCAACCCTCGGGCGGCAGGAGCGACAAGTCACCAAACGCACCCCGAGCCGCCTCACCCGCCCAATCTCAACCCCAATCCCAATCGCAGTCACCGCATCCTGGTGCCAGAAGGATATCGAATGCCTCTTCTCTGCCCAACAACGTGTCCAGATCGAAGCCATCCACGCCCACGGCGACCAGGGCGGCCGCCCAGCTAAACGGTTCCGGTCTCTTCTCCGGCGGCAGCAACTCCAGTGGCTCCGACAACGATGGATTCAGTGCGTCCGGCTCTTCGGCGGCCACAGCTCTCCGCCGGCTGTACTTCAAGAGCGGACGGAGCATCAAGAACAAGATCAATGCCTCGACCACGTCGTCGACTCCTCTGAACGGACTTCCCTTGAATCCCGTGTCCAGTGCCTATCACAATTCTGTTGGCGGACCCATGCACAACATGACCACTGCAGGTGGAGTGCCTAAG CTGGTGGTAATGGGCACCTCATCGGCCTCTATTCCGGATACCACCATTAACACGTCCACGGACTCGGCCTGCACCCTCATCACTAACGTAACCCACACGGACACCTCTGAGACGTACGACTCCCTGGACTTGG GTGACAACTCGGGACCCAGCGAGCCGCTTTTCAGTTCGCTGGAAGAACCGCTCCTCACCGCCGTCCACATCGATTCGGAGCACGAGGGATTCGGAGGAGTGGGTGGCATGGGTGGCCTGGGCGGCGTGGGAGGTGCCAATGGACGCGGTGCCACTGAGCTGGAACTAACGAGCTGTTCGAGGTACCCGCCCAGGCCCGACATGAATCTCCAGGACAGCGTCGAG AGCCAGGAGTCCTGTTTGTCCATCCTGACCGGCGAGCCTTCTTCCACCACCCCACTCCTCTCCTCGCAGCGGCGCCACCTGACGGGCGGTCACTCGCCGGGCAGCCAGCGGGAGGAGCGGCGGGGGCGGGAACGGGAGCCCAGCACGGCTCCACCGCCCACTCGAGGGCGGGAGCACTTCACCTTCGACCCCCCGCAGTCACCCATGTCGGCGCGCAGCAGCGAAAAGTCCGCCAGTCACTTTTCCTTCAAGAGCTATGGTAATGAGTCGGGAAAGGACATGCCAGCAGGATCTGTAtctggaggaggagcaggagctggaggaggaggacctGGAACCGGGGTTGCAGGCAATGGGGGCGTGGCTGCCAGCGAGGGCGATGAGGAGGATGACGAGCGCAGCGGCGAGAGCGTTGGCAATCGCAGCAAGAAGCTGCGACCCCGGGAGCGTGACCCCAACCACATCTCGCCCAGCGTGTCACCGTCTCATAGTCGCCGGGCAAGTCCCAAGCGGGAGAAGCGGAGGACCACGCCCATCGCCTCCACGGGGGCCATAGCCAAGGTCAGCTCGGCGCCGCCCACAATGAAGGAGGCGAACTTCTTCGGAAGCTCGGGGAAGCAAAAGCCATCCAGACAATCCCAGAATATTCCGCCCCACCAGCTGTCCCCATCCGCCCAGCAGCGGAAGTACTCCTCCAGCTCCTCGAGCGGAAGCAGTGAGAGATGCCTGAGGGAGGCCACTGGCCCCGGCACCATGTTCCCCTTCGATCGCGAGGCCCTGGACTACGAGCGCATCCAGCGGGAGTGCTTCGCCCCCTGCTCCACGACGgccagcaacagcagcgaTTCGGAGGCGGAGAACTGTTCCGTGTACGAGAGGAAATCCGGAGCAGACATCTTCCAGCAGTACTCGCGTCTGAGCCACCaggagcaactgcagcagcactACCAGGAGCGGGATCGTCCGCCCTCGCGCAAGAACTCCAAGCGAATTCGGCCGGACTCGGTGATCCACACGACCATCCGGGAGAACCAGCAGTACGTGCCCCAG GTGCCCCAGTCGGACGCCTTCTATCCCCAGGCCAAGTCCTCCTCCTCGCCCAGCGATCACTCCTATGCCGAGCTGAACAAGTTCGAGGACATCGCCAGCAAGTTTGAGCAGATCCCGCCCAAGCACGGCTCCATATCCGGATCGGGGTCAGGATCGGGGTCCCTGTTAAATCTGCATCACATGATGCCCAGTCCGGGAAGCGAGTCCGCCGTCAGTCCCACGGACTCCGCTCGCCGGAGATCCTTCAAGAGCAAACAGCGCCACCAGAAGGAGGAGCCGTTCTACATTCAGACGGAGGATCGCAGCGGGCCAGGAGGCGGCAGTGGGAACGGACCCATCAACGTGACCGCCAATCCCCTGGAGGCGGCCGCCGTCTGCAAGCAGCCACGCGCCACAATCGTCGTCCAGCAG CCCTCGTTAAGTCTGGACAATACGGTGGAGACGCTGCTAATCAAAAACGAGGGGGACTTTATCAGCGTGGAGCAGGGCAAGGAGCTGGTGGCTCGCAAGCGCAACTCGCAGCAGTTGGCCCACCCGCCGACCCACTTGCACCACCACCCCCAGAGCCACGCCCACAACCATCACAATCACAACAATCACAAcaaccagcagcagcagcagcagcaacaacaacaacagcagcaacagcaacacaaGCGGGACGAGAACATGCGGCAACTGCTGGATGTGACCAACACTCTGACCATCGAGGAGCTGCGCGATTTCGAGATGCG GTATGGTTCACCCCATCACAGCCGCTCGCAATCGGTTAAGATGCCCGGCAGCCGGGCATCCGGAAGGCCAAATCAGTTGTGCCTGCCACAGCAGAGATCCAG AGTGGCCTCCATGCCAAACACTGGAGTGGAGGAGGAGTACTACCGGCTGCGCCACTTCTCGATCACCGGCAAGGGCGTAGTCAACCGCGGCGACTCCCTGAAGAGCCGGCGCAGTCGCTCCAACAACAGCGTGGCCAGCTCGAACTCCAGCACGGAGCACCTGACCGCCCAGCAGCAGCTGTCCGCCCCCGCATCCGTATCCGCCAGGACATCACTGGCTTCCAGCCGAGAGAGCAGCACCTCCAATCCGGGCAATGGTCCGTACAG AGTCCTGATGCTGGGAGGTCCTGCGGTGGGCAAGAGTTCGCTCGTCTCACAGTTTATGACATCGGAGTACCTGCACGCCTACGACACGAGCATCG ATCTAGGCAACTGTGATATACGCATTCTAATTGAAAAAGCCGCCGACG ATGATGAGTCCGGCGAGAAGGCCGTTTCAGTATTACTCAGTGGCGAAGAGTCCGAGCTGATATTCATCGACCATGGATACACCGAAATGACC CCGGATGAGTGCCTGACCAACTACGATCCGCATGGCTACTGCGTCATCTACTCGGCGGCGGACAGGAGCAGCTTCAGCGTGGCGGAGCAGGTGCTGCAGGTGCTCTGGACCAATCAGAACATCGCCCAGAAGGCGGTCATCCTCGTGTCCAACAAGGCCGACCTGGCCAGGAGTCGCCTGGTCACCTCCGAAG AGGGCAAGGCCATGGCAACCGCCTACGATTGTAAATTCATCGAGACCTCGGTGGGCATTAATCACAACGTGGACGAACTGCTGGTGGGTCTGTTGTCACAGATACGCCTCAAGCTGGAGAATCCTGAGAAGTCCAG GGATCTGTTCCGGAAGCGTTCCATTAGGAAGTCAAAGCGACGCGCCTGCTCGCCGCTAAATGCCGGCTGTCTGAATGCCAATACCCCGCTGGGTCCGCTGGGGGAGTCGGTGGCCACGCCCCCTGGCAGTGCCCAAAGCAG TCCCCGCAAATATCGTGGTTCCAGAACCTCCACCAGCCTGAAAGTCAAGGGTCTTTTGGGCCGCGTCTGGACTCGGGACTCGAAGTCCAAGAGCTGCGAAAATCTGCACGTACTCTAA
- the Rgk1 gene encoding uncharacterized protein Rgk1 isoform X5 → MAPFYKRICRSLSKRYKEPSLSLDNTVETLLIKNEGDFISVEQGKELVARKRNSQQLAHPPTHLHHHPQSHAHNHHNHNNHNNQQQQQQQQQQQQQQQHKRDENMRQLLDVTNTLTIEELRDFEMRYGSPHHSRSQSVKMPGSRASGRPNQLCLPQQRSRVASMPNTGVEEEYYRLRHFSITGKGVVNRGDSLKSRRSRSNNSVASSNSSTEHLTAQQQLSAPASVSARTSLASSRESSTSNPGNGPYRVLMLGGPAVGKSSLVSQFMTSEYLHAYDTSIDDESGEKAVSVLLSGEESELIFIDHGYTEMTPDECLTNYDPHGYCVIYSAADRSSFSVAEQVLQVLWTNQNIAQKAVILVSNKADLARSRLVTSEEGKAMATAYDCKFIETSVGINHNVDELLVGLLSQIRLKLENPEKSRDLFRKRSIRKSKRRACSPLNAGCLNANTPLGPLGESVATPPGSAQSSPRKYRGSRTSTSLKVKGLLGRVWTRDSKSKSCENLHVL, encoded by the exons ATGGCGCCCTTCTACAAACGCATCTGTCGCAGTCTATCAAAGCGATACAAGGAG CCCTCGTTAAGTCTGGACAATACGGTGGAGACGCTGCTAATCAAAAACGAGGGGGACTTTATCAGCGTGGAGCAGGGCAAGGAGCTGGTGGCTCGCAAGCGCAACTCGCAGCAGTTGGCCCACCCGCCGACCCACTTGCACCACCACCCCCAGAGCCACGCCCACAACCATCACAATCACAACAATCACAAcaaccagcagcagcagcagcagcaacaacaacaacagcagcaacagcaacacaaGCGGGACGAGAACATGCGGCAACTGCTGGATGTGACCAACACTCTGACCATCGAGGAGCTGCGCGATTTCGAGATGCG GTATGGTTCACCCCATCACAGCCGCTCGCAATCGGTTAAGATGCCCGGCAGCCGGGCATCCGGAAGGCCAAATCAGTTGTGCCTGCCACAGCAGAGATCCAG AGTGGCCTCCATGCCAAACACTGGAGTGGAGGAGGAGTACTACCGGCTGCGCCACTTCTCGATCACCGGCAAGGGCGTAGTCAACCGCGGCGACTCCCTGAAGAGCCGGCGCAGTCGCTCCAACAACAGCGTGGCCAGCTCGAACTCCAGCACGGAGCACCTGACCGCCCAGCAGCAGCTGTCCGCCCCCGCATCCGTATCCGCCAGGACATCACTGGCTTCCAGCCGAGAGAGCAGCACCTCCAATCCGGGCAATGGTCCGTACAG AGTCCTGATGCTGGGAGGTCCTGCGGTGGGCAAGAGTTCGCTCGTCTCACAGTTTATGACATCGGAGTACCTGCACGCCTACGACACGAGCATCG ATGATGAGTCCGGCGAGAAGGCCGTTTCAGTATTACTCAGTGGCGAAGAGTCCGAGCTGATATTCATCGACCATGGATACACCGAAATGACC CCGGATGAGTGCCTGACCAACTACGATCCGCATGGCTACTGCGTCATCTACTCGGCGGCGGACAGGAGCAGCTTCAGCGTGGCGGAGCAGGTGCTGCAGGTGCTCTGGACCAATCAGAACATCGCCCAGAAGGCGGTCATCCTCGTGTCCAACAAGGCCGACCTGGCCAGGAGTCGCCTGGTCACCTCCGAAG AGGGCAAGGCCATGGCAACCGCCTACGATTGTAAATTCATCGAGACCTCGGTGGGCATTAATCACAACGTGGACGAACTGCTGGTGGGTCTGTTGTCACAGATACGCCTCAAGCTGGAGAATCCTGAGAAGTCCAG GGATCTGTTCCGGAAGCGTTCCATTAGGAAGTCAAAGCGACGCGCCTGCTCGCCGCTAAATGCCGGCTGTCTGAATGCCAATACCCCGCTGGGTCCGCTGGGGGAGTCGGTGGCCACGCCCCCTGGCAGTGCCCAAAGCAG TCCCCGCAAATATCGTGGTTCCAGAACCTCCACCAGCCTGAAAGTCAAGGGTCTTTTGGGCCGCGTCTGGACTCGGGACTCGAAGTCCAAGAGCTGCGAAAATCTGCACGTACTCTAA